The DNA region gaaaccaccgacaaaaaattataaaaattagagattgtgtattattacataaataatctACTGTCGAAATTTCAAAAACTTCTCTGTATTTTCGTTCCGCGTTGGACATGCCTTAACGATAACgagtttatttgataaatagaaCTATAGAAGTAAATAGGCGAAGGAAATGACAGGGATAAACTTAACAAAAATAAGTCTCTGAATGAGTTCAcggataatatttaaatcattccCATGATTATATCgtgttgttaaataatacatatggACTTTTTTTCAAGATGTTATGTTAcgtgaaagttttttttgttaataattttgaatcaGCTGTCTAATATAATTGactataatttcatttatggAACAAAAACATCTGCCAGAGTTTTGTATAATGTCATCATTGTGAATTTATAATCCGAATAAAAAGTAGAAAACAAAGGTGTgtaatcaagaaaataaaatggttAATATTGATACGATAAAAGATATATATCCTGTTCATTGGTTAGTCTGGAACAATGATCACATTGAACTTGATAAGATCCTGTCGACCAATgaggtaatttaatttgagtTAATCTGATTAAatgtaatttgattatttaataaaactatttatcCATTACCCATTTGACACATTTATTATatcctaaaaaatataaaaaattttattctataataACTTATATTTTAAGAgctattattttgaatataaattttatgataaggttatccattttttaattttttttgtttttagttcTTTATCTAGTAAGTGGATATAaggtagaaaaaatttttctaaatcgTACTAATTATCATCTTAAGTCATTCTTTTTAAATGAATGACTagtatatctaaaaataaaaaccaatacataatatatttttttgttgaaagtttatttttccatatgcGTAAATCTTGAGTTACCAATTTATTAAAGTCGGAGTGCGCAAGTAGTTCTATTTGAAGCCCGATAACTATTTTGAAGCCCTTTAACAACATGTCATTGGTCATTTTGTTTGACACGCAAGCACATTGTTTTCTATAATTTCCTTGTCACAGtctttatcatgaaaaaattgaaaatcatgcctttgttttatttattaattcaataactttattattatcatcatgatcttaataatttatacgcataatgttgtttttgattgataatctgcaagtttttttttatttttctttccttgAATATTTCAGTATGACATAGAAAAACATGACTGTAGGGGAAGAAGTCCCCTAATGCTAGCTGTAACCTTAGGTCATACCAAATCAGTTGAAGTCCTTCTTAATCATGAGGCAAATGTTTATACAGAAAATACCCAAGGATGGagtggtaaattatttaaaatatgtattctcctatttttattgattgaaaaaaaaaatcattatataatGAATCTATTGCTTAATCTATATAGTTCTTCAGGAAGCCACTGGAACTGGTAATCCAGAAATATTGCAAATTGTTCTTGCTCGAAGAGACTATCAAAGACATTGCAATCGAGTTGATGGCATACCAGAGTTACTTGATAGACTTAAACAAGCACCTGATTTTTATGTAGAAATGAAATGGGAATTTACAAGTTGGGGtaacaatttgattttttactatttaaatattatttatttcattatgtatattaacattaatttattttaatattttagttcCTCTTGCGTCGAGAATGTGTCCAAGTGATACCTACAAAGTATATAAACAAGGTAGCAATGTTCGTATTGATACAACTCTGCTTGGATTTGATCATACTAATTGGCAACGTGGAAATCTTAGTTACGTTTTCAAAGGCCAAAGTacgtaatttatttgacaCTTATtccattttgaataataatgataatataacatcaaaatttttgtcatgcatatttatgatttataaaaaacatacatttaatttttatttgttattatttttaattgtttgaattttgattCTTTCGGAATATTTGTTtcatactaaataaaaaaaaaacaattaagatGTACCAAGTCCACCGGTGGTTATCAGGTGCGAACGGAGTTATGTGTTCAGTTTGGTGGGTGAACAACCAGGTgaatcgagaaaaaaaaaaattaaaatataaaataattatgaatattgtAATACTTCAAGTGTATGTAGTGAAATTACCTTACTGTAACTGATTCCTAAATTTTGgcaattgcttttttttttaaatcagatCAGATCAGTGTGAATTTATCGTTTGGTATCTTGACgacaaactaaaatttacaaGATTCGGTTTatagttatgaaaaaaaagtaaatttttatattgtattcgAAAAAACATTAATGTAATATATGTAatgtacatgtaatttttgaaattattgttgtaattatatttgcatttttagttcaatttaatgtttattaatatttgaaataaatttttaggcGATGGTGCAGTAATGATGGAAGTAGACCATGAGACTAAAAAAGTTTATGTGGAACACATAAAACtcattgatgatgaaaacATTCAGTTAATGGCTCCATCTGATGAAGGCATTCTAGCAAGATTAACAAATCCAATTGTAACAACTTATGTTGACACAGATAAAATTAGTTTTGAGCGTAATAAAGCTGGCTTGTGGGGATGGCGATCAGATAAGAGCGAAGCAGTCAATGGAAATGAGTGTAAAGTATTTAGTGCAAGCAATGTTGAATTGATAACAAAAACTCGTCTTGAACATTTATCAGAAAGTGATAAATTACGTGCTAAAGTACCAAGAACACCATTACAATCATTTTTGGGTATTGCTGAACAACAAGAAGAAGAAAGTTGTGGTGCAACATGTATTGACGAATTTAACAATATTGGTAATCCATCAAATATCACACCGGAGGAATATTTTGattcaaaaattgatttaGAAGGTAGAGATATTGGTCGgccaaaagaaattaatacgaaaattcaaaaatttcgtGCAACACTTTGGTTATCGGAAGATTATCCGTTAAGTCTTCAAGAACAAATAATGCCAATTGTTGATCTTATGGCAATAACTAGTACGCATTTTGCTAAACTCAAAGATTTTATACAAATGCAACTCCCATCAGGTTTTCcagttaaaattgaaattccaTTATTTCATGTACTCAATGCAAGAATAACATTCGGTAATATATTTGCTATGGATCAAGAAGTTGcacatgtcaaaaaaatacaagatggatcaaaatttaattgtattgttgatgatatttgTTTTGAGGCACCTCCAGGATATATGAAACTTGGTGCATTAGATAGAACACAATTTAGCAtggaagaagaagatgatttATTACAGTTTGCTATACAGCAAAGTTTACTAGAGGCAGGAAGTGAAAAAGACGAGGTaatcattcaaaataaaaaataataaattaaagtatCATACTTATTAAGTCATTCGTATGGTTAAATAACTATTATAGTTTCTTGATaatacttataaaaaaaaggtgtacatattgttaaaaaaataatttgtcttATTAGGTTGACATTTGGGAGGCTTTGAAAGCTCAAAAACCATCGAGACCAAGTACTCCCAATCTGATGACCGATGAGGAACGACAAATGCAAAGGTAATTTTTCGCATAATGCAtaaagatgaagatgaaaaaaaaaaattcaattacaatccattttattctttaatttttttaatttatcttttttggttctttttttttttctttttttgcacGGTTTACTTTCACGTTCTATTAGGCAGGTAGGTCATAATAACACTGCactgacaaaaataaattttatcatcaattgacCAACTTTTTTGTATCATGAAGTttaagtaattatttaaatgaatttaatatattttattaaaattgtattatagAGCAATTCAGGCGAGCTTGGGTTATTGTCAAGGGACACTGGAGTACTTGGACGACGGAGGGGCACACAGTAGACAAAGtgacaataatttacaaaataatggtaataataCCATTCAAGACACAGCTGAACAACTTAAAATTGCATTAAGACTTTCTGAGCAACAAAAAATAGAGGATGAACAGCGAAGGTTACTCGAGGAGGAAACATTCCGTCAAGTTTTAGAACTTTCACTTACTGACAAgtgaaattaaaacaataataataaataataatattaatagtaaattttaaataatcaattaattaatttgaagaaaaaaaaaacagagtatTAAAACAATTCAAGACCTTCCTACTGAAGAATCAAAGACAATGatacataaaatagtaattcaGCACTCTTAAAGTGACGAAGAACCAAAGTAGCCAATTGTCGACTGTTTTATActgaaaatatatgaatattagCATAAATATCAGCAGGATTAAAAATGTCGAAACAAGaataagtttttataaaacgaTTTCATTTATAATCTTGTTAAACTTGCATATTGATAAacagcatatatatatatatactaattttaagtgttttacaaaaaaaaattatagtataTTTAAGTTTTATTCGATACAAGATAAATCAGTCTTCTCGTAAATAACTGCAACTGGATTGaacgttatttattattagatttatatgaaattttatgcACCACACGgatattaaaatcaacaaatccTGAAGTCCAATTCCGTGCTAATGTGATGGAAAAAAACACTAAtgagttcttttttttttctgattttaatATATCTGTTGAAAGTTcactaaataaattgttaaataaacttgTGAATGCCTTACTTATGAGTGAAATAACAagaggtatttaaaaaaaattatttcattgaaaaatctgttttttatttattatttattaattataaaatatacagatttaaaaaaacaaaagaattgaGTAAGTCattgcttattttttatatttcattttggtATTAAATTGATCCATGTGTTTACTCAAATTCTGACACAGCTCTGTgagacgaagaaaaaaaaaaaaaaacaacaattaaagtaatgaatgaattttgtttttttttttttttttttattaataaatttttattattaaaattatttacaaaccTTTTGAAAATAGTGCTGAGTATCTGTGCACTTTGTAAAAATCTTTCTTCATTTTTGTGAGCCTGATGATACCACTTTTTTCGAACGGCACTCCAGTGAGCACAGTGCTCCTTCATTAATGTTTCGCGAGATTTCAATTGTTTACCTTCCTAAAAattcgataataaaaaaatattaataatttaagttgaaataaaaaaaaaaaaaaaaaaaaatagtaaaacagCTGAATATTTTACATAGTCGAGATCGAAGGATAATGATATGGAAGATTATAAACATCTCTGAGTTCACCAGTActatcaattatcaaattttcagGATTCACTTCGTTAACAATTTCAGGACTTGGACTGCGATGTCTGAAAAagtgaaaacaaaaatatagaaattgaGCATTAAATCATATTGGTTTTTATCAGATCTAAAAAACGTGAagtaaaaaactaataaaataatactttggTACAAGATTTGGATTTCTTGGCTGATTTGCAATCCATGCTCGACAAATTGGATAGAGAGGTGTGACCTCGCGAAATTGAGCAAGATCAACACTTCTGTCAAAAAGTTTCATGACATATGTATGATGAAATAACTGATCATTTTGAACAGGACGACGACGTCGAACTTTTTTTGGCTGAGAGTAAGCTGGTTTTTGTCTGTAAAATATCATGTAAGTTGTAAATCtttcaattacaattaatatgtATCAGTTACAAATTATTGACATACGCTTTTTTGGCAATGGGCTTCACTTCTTGGGTTGTATTTTCTTCACTAGATTCACTAGATGAGGGATCATCACTGTTACGAGAAAGTTCTTTTAATGCATGTTTCAACCGACCACGAGCCACATAAACTTCATTATCAGCTAAAATGTAAacagaaaaatatacatgtaagcAAAATTTTCTGAAACAAAGTTAAATTGTAAACAATACTAAAATAATCTTACGCAGTTCATCTTTAATTTCAAACTTTACTTTACTGGGATTTGCAGTCGAGTTCCAATTCCTTCTTTTTcccatctaaaaataataatgaattgaatatcctaatgttaataatgttaataatgtaattattgtattaacttgactaactttttattttgatacaaCAAAGCTGAATAGAATTATAGAAatcaatagaaatataaattctagTTTGATGGCACAGTCTGCCTTgagctgtgttcgatggtcgtctcggctcagttccgtctcacttatggcgctagcgacgtacggttgtttgaagaactacaaaggcacaaaatctcaatacaggtgcttatctatatcatcactgtattaatgccccaataaatattgttgattgacgaaatgacgattgttgttgttgtatgaCCCTGAAGttagcagaaaaaaaatttcgatattttttcacCATCGAATCTCTCCTTACGAGTAAGTGTAAACATATaagacatatatatattatttgtagaGGGGAACGATAGCTACAAccgacaataattatttttttttttaattgatttttagataaacaaattaattttttttcaaaaaaatttcgaaaaaaaaatttttgtcttcgAATCTagtacattaaattttattaatttattatataaaaaatattttcatcttctACTTTTAAAGACCTAACACcgataacaaataaaaattttttttaattaatatttttttttttttttaaaaaaacaaaaaaaaaaaccaaaaacttTCACCCaacaaaatttgatatttctaGGCGctccaaaaaaatttcatatatatgaaaaatttttcattttaaaagttCTAAAAccgattatttttaatttttaaaaaaaattgaaaaataatttttttttttttctgagtaAATTCTTATATGCAAAAAATCGATAGATGGAAGACTTTTTTATCATAGTACTAAAAATTGCCTGCTtttttaaagtatatatatccATTGTtatttagattattattaattttaagaagtattttgttaataagtatcaaataaacatgaaaaCCCTTGTAggtatttgaaaaatcatttaaaaaatggataaGTATTGTCCCTTTCGAATATCCACTACAAAATGATGGACACAACTGTGGTGTATTTATAATACACTACATGGAAGAAATactgttaaaaattgaatacaaaTAGTATTCTTATATTCGTTGACATATATATACCTTTATGTACcagtgttaataaaatataataaaaaaattttaatatattctgaaaaaaaaatttacttagaaaaaaaaaaaaattattttttgaattttttgaaattaaaataatcgaacttttaaaaatgaaaatttttctatatatatgaaatttttggaGCGCctgaaatatcaaattttgttAGTGAAAGTTTttggttttttgtttttcaaaaaaaaaaatattaattaaaaatttttatttgttagtGTTAGGTCTTTAAAAGTagaagatgaaaatatttttatataataaattaataaaattaacgtACTAGATcgaagacaaaaattttttcgaaatttttgaaattaatttgtttatctaaaaaacgaattaaaaaataattcttgtcGGTTGTAATACTGTtctacaaataatatatatatgtctttATATGTTTACACTTTTCACTGTAAAGATTCGATGGtgaaaaatatcgaaatttttttctgttaattttGCAGTCCACATTAGCAGTCCAAttacagggcattacaatttaggtaatatttttccatcactcacgcttgtgaagcttttgtatgtaaaatctatataaaaattttacaagcgccatcagcggcaaaaaaagccctaaattgtaaagaATTTCCTGTGAATTGACTGTTAAGTATTAgaatttaggttttttttttccgacgatatgtgaagcttttgtatataaaatctatataaaaaaacttttacaagcgccatcagcggcaaaaaatagccctaaattgtaaaaaatttgccctgtgaattggactgctgggtCATGTTGTTGTTCGTTGtagtttcaaaatttattgttatttattaaaactttaattttgtaataacaaaatgagttcataatattattttgattgttttcatctatttcctatgtatgaaagataaaaaattattgttcaatagcacagataataattccatctccaaaatttgtattttcatttttatttctttcattcaCTATTTGCTCTCAcctgaattatattttctatattcattttgattatatatttatcaactcaTTGTAATAGATTATTATGATGACACTGTTTGCATAATAAACAGtgtaaataaagtaaataaagtaaataaagtaaataaacaatatttattgaagcattgatacagtgatgatatagataagcacctgtattgagattttgtgcctttgtagttctccaaacaaccgtacgtcgctagcgccataagtgagccgtaagtgagacgggggtgcattcctttaataaaaatttttttttcgttttgcaatttcgccctgtaataccgactaaaaactagaaacagaaacaacgacaaaagtgataaatttctctatgccATATTCtaggctttacagtttacgataatgtgtggtacgagctatgtgacaataacaaacaatcacaacaagtcaattttctatttatttcattttcgtataaacattaaacagttatccatctaataattggaagccaaaaaaaataatgtcatgtgcaattactgccactacaaggaacagctttttcctataaaattttggccggtattacagggcgaaattgcaaaacgaaaaaaaattttttattaaaggaatgcaccccaaaactgagccgagacgaccatcgaacacagcttTGGTTTGCCTGCACCcgaattcacagggcaaattttatatataatttagggcttttttttgccactgatagcgcttataaaattttttttatgtagatTTCAAATAAATGGGTGCATGCCGCATGGGtgattgcaacagcgtaggacataaggagctggatcagccatgttttaatacttattttttaagaattatttgtttcgacGCCACTGCTCTCTCCTCATGTTTTCATAATatgcgcatgtgcatgatcataggtgctttcttttgtgtatttattttttttcactttcatgcgcatgatcatgcacatgcgcctgtcatgcaaacttgttgagagaacagtggcgtcgagcaaataatttttcaaaaataagaattaaaacatggctgatccagccccttatgtcctacgctgttgcaaactgactttttgctgactgcgcatttcattgcgcatgcgcgaaaataaacaggaaaaaaaataaacacccaaagaagaaagcacctattgaATTTGTGTGCGTCGCCGAATGTTTCCAAGCCCCGACTCGAATAATAATTCGGACATGCGCAAAAGATTTTTGTCGAGCAGTATGACTGCGACAGAGAGATTGTCTGCACCGTAATAAATCCGAACAAAATCATACCCTatgcgcaatatagtagtattaaatatatgccAAAGCCCCATCACTGGTCATACGTATGATTGTATGAcatggtagaagtactacaggtatggcagtagtccatgcttttttcgt from Aphidius gifuensis isolate YNYX2018 linkage group LG5, ASM1490517v1, whole genome shotgun sequence includes:
- the LOC122857615 gene encoding ankyrin repeat domain-containing protein 13D-like isoform X3 — its product is MVNIDTIKDIYPVHWLVWNNDHIELDKILSTNEYDIEKHDCRGRSPLMLAVTLGHTKSVEVLLNHEANVYTENTQGWSVLQEATGTGNPEILQIVLARRDYQRHCNRVDGIPELLDRLKQAPDFYVEMKWEFTSWVPLASRMCPSDTYKVYKQGSNVRIDTTLLGFDHTNWQRGNLSYVFKGQNVPSPPVVIRCERSYVFSLVGEQPGDGAVMMEVDHETKKVYVEHIKLIDDENIQLMAPSDEGILARLTNPIVTTYVDTDKISFERNKAGLWGWRSDKSEAVNGNECKVFSASNVELITKTRLEHLSESDKLRAKVPRTPLQSFLGIAEQQEEESCGATCIDEFNNIGNPSNITPEEYFDSKIDLEGRDIGRPKEINTKIQKFRATLWLSEDYPLSLQEQIMPIVDLMAITSTHFAKLKDFIQMQLPSGFPVKIEIPLFHVLNARITFGNIFAMDQEVAHVKKIQDGSKFNCIVDDICFEAPPGYMKLGALDRTQFSMEEEDDLLQFAIQQSLLEAGSEKDEVDIWEALKAQKPSRPSTPNLMTDEERQMQRQSNSGELGLLSRDTGVLGRRRGTQ
- the LOC122857615 gene encoding ankyrin repeat domain-containing protein 13D-like isoform X1, producing the protein MVNIDTIKDIYPVHWLVWNNDHIELDKILSTNEYDIEKHDCRGRSPLMLAVTLGHTKSVEVLLNHEANVYTENTQGWSVLQEATGTGNPEILQIVLARRDYQRHCNRVDGIPELLDRLKQAPDFYVEMKWEFTSWVPLASRMCPSDTYKVYKQGSNVRIDTTLLGFDHTNWQRGNLSYVFKGQNVPSPPVVIRCERSYVFSLVGEQPGDGAVMMEVDHETKKVYVEHIKLIDDENIQLMAPSDEGILARLTNPIVTTYVDTDKISFERNKAGLWGWRSDKSEAVNGNECKVFSASNVELITKTRLEHLSESDKLRAKVPRTPLQSFLGIAEQQEEESCGATCIDEFNNIGNPSNITPEEYFDSKIDLEGRDIGRPKEINTKIQKFRATLWLSEDYPLSLQEQIMPIVDLMAITSTHFAKLKDFIQMQLPSGFPVKIEIPLFHVLNARITFGNIFAMDQEVAHVKKIQDGSKFNCIVDDICFEAPPGYMKLGALDRTQFSMEEEDDLLQFAIQQSLLEAGSEKDEVDIWEALKAQKPSRPSTPNLMTDEERQMQRAIQASLGYCQGTLEYLDDGGAHSRQSDNNLQNNGNNTIQDTAEQLKIALRLSEQQKIEDEQRRLLEEETFRQVLELSLTDK
- the LOC122857615 gene encoding ankyrin repeat domain-containing protein 13D-like isoform X2, with amino-acid sequence MVNIDTIKDIYPVHWLVWNNDHIELDKILSTNEYDIEKHDCRGRSPLMLAVTLGHTKSVEVLLNHEANVYTENTQGWSVLQEATGTGNPEILQIVLARRDYQRHCNRVDGIPELLDRLKQAPDFYVEMKWEFTSWVPLASRMCPSDTYKVYKQGSNVRIDTTLLGFDHTNWQRGNLSYVFKGQSDGAVMMEVDHETKKVYVEHIKLIDDENIQLMAPSDEGILARLTNPIVTTYVDTDKISFERNKAGLWGWRSDKSEAVNGNECKVFSASNVELITKTRLEHLSESDKLRAKVPRTPLQSFLGIAEQQEEESCGATCIDEFNNIGNPSNITPEEYFDSKIDLEGRDIGRPKEINTKIQKFRATLWLSEDYPLSLQEQIMPIVDLMAITSTHFAKLKDFIQMQLPSGFPVKIEIPLFHVLNARITFGNIFAMDQEVAHVKKIQDGSKFNCIVDDICFEAPPGYMKLGALDRTQFSMEEEDDLLQFAIQQSLLEAGSEKDEVDIWEALKAQKPSRPSTPNLMTDEERQMQRAIQASLGYCQGTLEYLDDGGAHSRQSDNNLQNNGNNTIQDTAEQLKIALRLSEQQKIEDEQRRLLEEETFRQVLELSLTDK